One Carassius gibelio isolate Cgi1373 ecotype wild population from Czech Republic chromosome B18, carGib1.2-hapl.c, whole genome shotgun sequence DNA segment encodes these proteins:
- the pias1b gene encoding E3 SUMO-protein ligase PIAS1, protein MAESAELKQMVMSLRVSELQVLLGYAGRNKHGRKHELLTKALHLLKAGCSPAVQMKIKELYRRRFPTKMVSPTDLSLPGIHSTTRGAPAGLPASLTQLGFDGHGSPSLLPVALLGPKHELGLPHLASNLHPVHPDVKLQRLPFYDVLDELIKPTSLASDNSQRFQETCFAFALTPQQVQQISSSMDISGTKCDFTVQVQLRFCLSETSCPQEDHFPPNLCVKVNGKPCNLPGYLPPTKNGVEPKRPSRPINITSLVRLSTTVPNTIVVSWTSEIGRSYSMAVYLVRQQSSSVLLQRLRSKGIRNPDHSRALIKEKLTADPDSEIATTSLRVSLLCPLGKMRLTIPCRALTCSHLQCFDATLYILMNEKKPTWVCPVCDKKAPYEHLIIDGLFMEILSSCVDCDEIQFKEDGSWAPMRSKKVVQEVSASSNGIEDSCRSVMSDHRNSSSHSSNSSSKKVEVIDLTLDSSSDEEDNDEPPPKRACPSLSPTSPPVNKGVLNLHHQTSPLARAPSMPAMETNYIPPPPPLLQDYRHYYHTPNDLSDLNFFSFLQGDNHQHYNMVMAAAAAASASASASEDHELLLNRFMPYGSSQLFLEQSGSAASSSLVPANGSGGSSSGSSSSLVSSSSLRDSHPHSSVSRSRSDTAASVIYGSIPDVISLD, encoded by the exons CAAATGGTGATGAGCCTCCGTGTCTCAGAGCTTCAGGTTCTCTTGGGTTATGCTGGCCGCAACAAACATGGAAGGAAGCACGAACTCTTGACCAAAGCTCTACATTTGTTGAAAGCCGGCTGTAGCCCTGCCGTGCAGATGAAGATCAAGGAGCTCTACCGCCGCCGCTTCCCCACAAAGATGGTGTCCCCGACAGACCTCTCCCTCCCTGGCATACACTCCACTACTAGAGGGGCTCCCGCAGGCCTGCCTGCCAGCCTGACACAGCTGGGATTTGATGGGCATGGCTCACCGTCTCTACTACCTGTCGCACTGCTTGGGCCGAAGCACGAGCTGGGCCTGCCCCATCTGGCCTCCAACCTTCACCCAGTCCATCCAGACGTCAAGCTCCAAAGGCTCCCATTCTACGATGTACTTGATGAGCTTATCAAGCCCACCAGTTTAG CCTCAGACAACAGTCAGAGGTTTCAGGAAACATGTTTTGCGTTTGCATTAACGCCTCAGCAAGTTCAACAGATCAGCAGTtcaat GGACATCTCTGGGACCAAATGTGACTTCACCGTGCAAGTACAGCTAAG gttttgctTATCAGAGACAAGTTGTCCTCAGGAAGATCATTTCCCACCCAACCTTTGTGTGAAAGTGAATGGAAAACCCTGTAACCTCCCT GGATATCTTCCCCCAACCAAAAATGGAGTGGAGCCAAAGCGGCCGAGCAGACCCATCAACATTACCTCCCTGGTTAGGTTGTCTACAACAGTTCCCAACACCATTGTTGTGTCATGGACATCGGAAATCGGAAGG AGTTACTCCATGGCAGTGTACCTGGTCCGACAGCAGTCCTCCTCAGTTTTGCTACAGAGACTACGGTCAAAAGGCATTAGAAACCCAGACCACTCAAGAGCTCTCA TCAAAGAAAAGCTCACGGCCGACCCTGACAGTGAGATTGCCACCACCAGCCTGCGAGTCTCCTTGCTCTGTCCG CTCGGGAAGATGCGTCTGACAATTCCCTGTCGAGCGCTCACCTGTTCACACCTGCAGTGCTTTGATGCTACGCTCTACATCCTCATGAATGAGAAGAAACCCACCTGGGTGTGTCCGGTGTGCGACAAGAAAGCCCCATATGAGCACCTAATTATTGACGG GTTGTTCATGGAGATCCTGAGCAGTTGTGTGGACTGTGATGAGATCCAGTTTAAAGAAGATGGTAGTTGGGCTCCTATGAGATCCAAGAAGGTGGTACAGGAAGTGTCAGCCTCGTCAAATGGCATTGAAG ACTCTTGTAGGTCAGTAATGTCAGACCACAGGAACAGTTCGTCCCACAGCAGCAACAGTAGCAGTAAGAAAGTGGAGGTGATTGACCTGACGCTGGACAGCTCCTCCGACGAGGAAGATAATGACGAGCCTCCACCTAAAAGAGCCTGTCCATCTCTATCACCAACCTCCCCGCCTGTCAACAAAGG AGTGTTAAATCTGCATCATCAGACGTCTCCACTGGCCCGAGCTCCCAGCATGCCAGCAATGGAGACAAACTACATCCCTccccctcctcctctcctccaggACTACCGTCACTATTACCACACACCCAATGACCTCTCAG ATCTGAATTTCTTCTCATTTTTACAAGGGGACAATCACCAG CATTATAACATGGTCATGGCCGCTGCCGCCGCAGCCTCTGCCTCTGCATCAGCGTCAGAAGACCACGAGCTGCTGCTGAACCGCTTCATGCCCTACGGTTCCTCTCAGCTCTTCCTGGAGCAGTCGGGGTCAGCGGCGAGCAGCTCTCTAGTGCCAGCCAATGGCAGCGGGGGCAGCAGCAGCGGAAGCAGCAGCAGTCTGGTGTCCTCCAGCAGTCTGAGAGACAGCCACCCACACAGCAGTGTGTCCCGCTCGCGCTCCGATACTGCCGCATCCGTAATATACGGCTCCATCCCCGACGTTATTTCACTGGACTGA
- the rxfp3.3a3 gene encoding relaxin-3 receptor 1 translates to MSDPFNSSSRVFNRTPQGHVTFGNLEDIDVTADRSPVLRILISVVYILVCAIGLVGNSLVLFIMRVKHCRQSTTINVFIINLAVTDLQFVLTLPFWAVDTALDFSWPFGDAMCKIILSVTVMNMYASVFFLTAMSITRYCSVASATKNRVRPQTSFSVKSVCAFLWVFATVATAPTSVFSTVTDVAGEKLCLLKFPAGHYWLAFYHLQKILVAFVLPMLILSVSYLLLLRFVRKRNLNSSHSKRRIHVTKSITIVVLSFFLCWMPNHAITFWGVLVKLNVIHWDEAYYIVHTYVFPVTVCLAHTNSCLNPFIYCLTRRALRKKLKNCLSNIAPWLLKRSFQKSARHA, encoded by the coding sequence ATGAGTGACCCGTTTAACAGCAGCAGCAGGGTGTTTAACCGAACCCCTCAGGGTCATGTCACATTTGGAAATCTGGAGGACATAGACGTGACCGCGGACAGGAGCCCGGTCCTAAGAATCCTGATCTCAGTGGTGTACATTCTCGTGTGCGCAATAGGCTTAGTTGGGAATTCGCTCGTCCTTTTCATCATGAGAGTGAAACACTGCAGACAGAGCACCACCATTAATGTGTTCATCATTAATTTAGCCGTCACAGACCTCCAGTTCGTCCTGACGTTGCCGTTTTGGGCGGTGGATACCGCTCTGGATTTCAGCTGGCCGTTTGGAGACGCCATGTGCAAGATCATACTGTCGGTCACTGTGATGAATATGTACGCCAGCGTCTTCTTCCTCACTGCTATGAGCATCACTCGATACTGCTCCGTGGCTTCAGCCACCAAGAACAGGGTCCGTCCCCAAACATCATTCTCTGTCAAATCGGTTTGCGCATTTTTGTGGGTGTTTGCAACCGTCGCCACCGCGCCAACGTCAGTTTTCTCCACTGTGACCGACGTGGCTGGAGAGAAGCTCTGCTTGCTGAAGTTTCCCGCCGGACATTATTGGCTTGCTTTTTATCATTTGCAGAAAATATTGGTTGCTTTTGTTTTGCCCATGTTGATCCTTTCCGTGTCCTATTTGCTGCTTCTGAGATTTGTGAGAAAGCGAAATCTGAATAGCAGTCATTCAAAGCGCAGGATTCATGTCACCAAATCCATCACAATTGTggttctttccttctttctttgctGGATGCCGAACCACGCAATTACATTTTGgggtgttttggtaaagttgaaCGTGATTCACTGGGATGAGGCGTATTATATTGTCCATACTTATGTATTCCCCGTGACTGTTTGTTTAGCTCATACTAATAGTTGCTTAAATCCGTTTATATATTGTCTTACGAGAAGGGCTTTGAGAAAGAAACTGAAAAACTGTTTGTCAAATATTGCACCTTGGTTATTAAAGAGGTCTTTTCAGAAATCTGCAAGGCATGCATGA